From Aspergillus fumigatus Af293 chromosome 3, whole genome shotgun sequence, a single genomic window includes:
- the atfA gene encoding bZIP transcription factor atfA: MMSAAVASSVPANLPHSTNTRNSSPMDSKKNALDAGVRHFFPRYCDLYPAVGMTSHLASSMEGIFLIRFLPCQPRDATNPPLQHAQHKPDVDPQTSLAPPPRPAVTTATDTPDYFNSVHNPFSLEPNPFEQSFGGGSQSETPGKSLLPPVAALTSPALPGTSSTGGYNWSNSLRSGPLSPAMLAGPAGGNDYFDSIGRGFPTPNESSLRTGLTPGGGGSMFPAPSPNSQAILQQLQSGGATPSTIEFHRTALSAAKKNGLSGPTSNPTADSEGVHSSSMDIKSSQPASVDPFTHHDAADAANGLFMLAKGGQANQFVSNQSSVPPHTIQGNNQSRDADRRGSQNVNGPVASSREMSGDASDMQTEQAKPSAKGKGKKNTASKSGTTANNRRKADDTPAKGPNKKAKTSVSSGSAEPPSEAGDSEDEDDMKKKSQTDTKKMTDEEKRRNFLERNRVAALKCRQRKKQWLANLQAKVELFTTENDALTATVTQLREEIVNLKTLLLAHKDCPVSQAQGLGSLMMNGMSTGFDPHPYNIANNMGMQPGAPIPTQGMRR, translated from the exons TGTCGCTTCGTCTGTGCCCGCAAATCTACCGCATAGTACAAACACTCGTAATTCGTCGCCGATGGATTCGAAGAAGAACGCGTTGGACGCTGGAG TACGCCACTTCTTCCCCAGATACTGCGATCTGTATCCTGCCGTCGGGATGACCTCACACTTGGCGTCATCGATGGAGGGGATCTTCCTTATCAGATTCCTACCCTGCCAGCCACGCGATGCAACAAATCCGCCTTTACAACACGCACAACAC AAACCTGATGTCGACCCGCAAACCTCGTTGGCGCCTCCTCCGCGACCAGCTGTAACTACTGCCACAGATACTCCGGATTATTTCAACTCGGTTCACAATCCCTTCTCTCTGGAGCCTAACCCGTTTGAACAATCATTTGGGGGTGGTTCCCAGAGCGAAACCCCTGGAAAGTCGTTACTACCCCCTGTAGCAGCGCTCACATCACCTGCTTTGCCTGGCACCAGTTCCACAGGCGGCTATAATTGGTCCAATTCTTTGCGCTCTGGGCCGTTGAGTCCTGCCATGCTTGCTGGACCAGCTGGTGGTAATGATTATTTCGACAGCATTGGCCGAGGTTTCCCAACTCCCAACGAATCTTCTCTTCGCACCGGTCTCACCCCAGGTGGTGGGGGCTCTATGTTCCCTGCGCCGAGTCCGAACTCACAGGCGATTCTGCAGCAATTACAGAGCGGCGGCGCGACTCCCTCCACAATTGAATTCCATCGTACTGCGTTGAGCGCTGCCAAGAAGAACGGCTTGAGTGGTCCTACTTCTAATCCCACAGCCGATTCCGAGGGAGTTCACAGTTCAAGCATGGATATCAAGAGCAGTCAGCCTGCCAGCGTGGATCCCTTCACGCATCacgatgctgcagatgcagCCAACGGGTTGTTCATGTTGGCCAAGGGCGGACAGGCCAATCAATTCGTCTCCAACCAATCGTCTGTCCCACCTCATACTATTCAGGGTAACAATCAATCGCGTGACGCAGACAGGCGTGGATCCCAGAATGTCAATGGCCCCGTAGCCAGTAGTAGAGAGATGAGCGGTGATGCATCTGATATGCAGACAGAACAGGCAAAGCCTTCCGccaaagggaaaggaaagaagaacacTGCCTCGAAATCAGGGACGACAGCCAACAATAGACGCAAAGCAGACGATACACCCGCCAAGGGTCCTAACAAGAAGGCTAAGACAAGCGTTAGCTCCGGTAGCGCCGAGCCTCCGTCCGAAGCTGGCGActccgaggatgaggatgacatGAAGAAGAAATCTCAGACCGacacgaagaagatgacggacgaagagaagaggagaaattTCTTGGAAAGGAACAG GGTCGCGGCTCTGAAATGTCGTCAGCGCAAGAAACAGTGGCTTGCCAATCTTCAGGCGAAGGTTGAGCTATTTACTACGGAGAATGACGCGCTTACCGCCACTGTTACGCAGCTTCGAGAGGAAATTGTCAACCTTAAAACCCTGTTGCTTGCTCACAAGGACTGTCCCGTGTCTCAAGCTCAGGGACTAGGTTCTCTCATGATGAATGGAATGTCGACAGGTTTCGACCCTCATCCGTACAACATCGCGAACAACATGGGTATGCAGCCAGGTGCACCTATCCCTACTCAGGGTATGCGACGATGA